The following coding sequences lie in one Eubacterium ventriosum genomic window:
- a CDS encoding glycosyl hydrolase — MKKRALKKSIALCCSITMLATSIPFTAINIKAATGDFFDENNSVMIDKGGYKKEVFGVRTDDWGVNWTDRKESLPPSKVYLTDNYKETVGTVPTNDWASSVVFDQYSESLYAHPLAYRAASNGMQMASPAVVDSTSYVDGEPTVESLLNDDTVEMVVGGENFSAKDAKVDKTTDWSYEIVMADNAGNSSMRSIIAKGTPYAYYTFDNVTPTISLGAGATDLAIVKNTTSSNIIGVSLKNKKDGKIHYYMLAAPSGTTWINAGGKLTAKMPSGKNYMSVAILPDGSNEAFSLYEKYAFNFITDTKVQWEYLKNSSKVVTKYNVTTKNMENGSTGGDTIMALYPHQWRYSNSKYTNYTYKTIRGTMKTIVGTSYVTEMQYNGILSSLPVTTDENTIGNIKQQLGYLYDYRKNKEDPKWICNLEGQYGGFDTYWIGKNLNTLSDAIWLSGQLDGDDADMKNITNEMVEGVENYLEFWFDPYQAYISGDNKDDYFYYDENYGTLIGYPSSYDSDKQVNDHHFHYGYWIKAAAAVAMKDPQWAKEWGGMVYEMIGDIANVNRDGKGYNANSPTKYPFLRNFDIYEGHSWASGVANYEYDENGELVDKKGGLSGGNNQESSSEAINAWASLILWGEAVGNTTIRDAGIYMYTTEIAAIEDYYYDVHNEIFTEKYKDAGNYNIQTVTRLFGGRYDHTAWWTENSIEVTTITMLPISGATLYMGKYKDKVKNVVDSIDENSNQWKHFVSNKEQICNNFNKVDMLTDPKTNQDVVAEYYAYYDPDGALARWDMSDSGKVENGESRAHTLSYITSLQKYGNQDFSITGSEPLSLVLSKDGNKTYVAENHTDEVKRVYFTDNTYVDVPANSSYVGPKTGNGSNPNVDESELLGNTSKVNVEIYLENYEGTGYEKQEKQVSVKEGTTSYTYEPENITGFTYDNGNSNNILTTVVKEDNTATVKAYYKRNSYTIQYELNDGTNNDANPNGYRFGSSIKLNNPTREGYKFLGWYTDDNYQNQITEITDSTAENLVLYAKFLDESTISQYTVEYYKQKEDESGYDLVTEDTERIEAIIGTEVSAEEKEYDGYILSENSVTKGIVIAEGKLVLRLYYDIKKSPESRIQRGAYVDENGKLNFIAKDDVNSAIVYYEILNGKTEAEAFYKQAVETNGGNCPGYPMNKTDIGFKKIVDQEVTGEQYVVFRFNINDKELTDWVISKISDVEKVSTETKPAPTTTVATTTTIASTTESPEVDPSVDESIKAPEGLVWAGNAQLPYYFAWARADGADSYNVYVNGVCVKNVVDGNVNLDYTAFTKGSGEYEIGVATVKGNKRSRITSIMYNYVDDGNHPTTTVAPPTTVVPPTTVAPTTAAPTTVAPTTAAPTTAAPTTVVPTTTVAPTTEAPTTTVAPTTTAVSTTKDTEQETTTNNGAVTSVETSSTYKTAEQMEKEILEKKDDKDFANSTFAKLSVRVKKTTKKSVKLVWKKMSGATKYVIYGAKCGTSYKKIKEVSKKTFTANKLKKGKYYKYLVVAQNDKGEVLATSKLIHVATKGGKVGNCKSLKLNKTKVKLLLGKKFKIKVKQIADSKNVKIKKHRKVSFESSNPEIATVSKRGKITALKRGKCTIYAYAQNGVYKKVKVTIK, encoded by the coding sequence ACTGACGACTGGGGAGTAAACTGGACAGATAGAAAAGAATCATTACCTCCATCAAAGGTTTATTTAACTGACAATTATAAAGAGACAGTTGGAACTGTTCCAACAAATGACTGGGCAAGTTCAGTTGTATTTGACCAGTATTCAGAGTCATTGTATGCACATCCTCTTGCATATAGAGCTGCAAGTAATGGTATGCAGATGGCATCACCGGCTGTAGTAGATAGTACTTCTTATGTTGACGGTGAACCAACAGTAGAAAGTTTATTAAATGATGATACAGTAGAAATGGTTGTTGGTGGTGAAAATTTTTCAGCTAAAGATGCTAAGGTGGATAAAACAACAGATTGGAGTTATGAAATTGTAATGGCAGATAATGCAGGCAATAGTTCGATGCGTTCAATTATTGCAAAGGGAACTCCATATGCCTATTATACATTTGATAATGTTACACCAACAATTTCACTTGGTGCAGGTGCAACAGACCTTGCAATAGTAAAAAATACAACATCTTCAAATATAATCGGTGTAAGTTTAAAAAATAAAAAAGATGGAAAAATACATTATTACATGTTAGCAGCACCATCAGGTACAACATGGATTAATGCAGGTGGAAAACTTACAGCAAAGATGCCTTCAGGAAAAAACTATATGTCTGTAGCAATACTTCCTGATGGAAGCAATGAAGCATTTTCTTTATATGAAAAATATGCATTTAACTTTATTACAGATACAAAGGTACAGTGGGAATATTTAAAGAATTCTTCTAAGGTCGTTACTAAATATAATGTAACAACAAAGAATATGGAGAATGGAAGCACAGGTGGAGATACTATTATGGCACTATATCCTCATCAGTGGCGTTATTCTAATTCTAAATATACTAACTATACATACAAAACAATTCGTGGAACAATGAAAACGATTGTTGGAACAAGTTATGTAACTGAAATGCAATACAACGGAATTTTATCTTCATTGCCGGTTACAACTGACGAAAATACAATTGGAAATATTAAGCAGCAGTTAGGATATCTTTATGATTATAGAAAAAACAAAGAAGATCCTAAGTGGATTTGCAATTTGGAAGGTCAGTATGGTGGATTTGACACATATTGGATAGGAAAGAATCTTAATACATTATCAGATGCAATATGGCTTTCAGGTCAGCTGGATGGTGATGATGCGGATATGAAGAATATAACAAATGAAATGGTAGAAGGAGTAGAAAACTATCTTGAATTCTGGTTTGATCCATATCAGGCATATATAAGTGGTGATAACAAGGATGACTATTTCTATTATGATGAAAATTATGGAACATTAATAGGCTATCCATCATCATATGATTCAGACAAGCAGGTTAATGACCATCATTTCCATTATGGATATTGGATTAAGGCAGCTGCAGCAGTTGCAATGAAAGATCCACAGTGGGCTAAAGAATGGGGCGGAATGGTTTATGAGATGATTGGTGATATTGCTAATGTTAATCGTGACGGAAAAGGTTATAATGCTAACAGTCCTACTAAGTATCCATTCCTTAGAAACTTTGATATTTATGAAGGTCATTCATGGGCATCAGGTGTGGCTAATTATGAATATGATGAGAATGGAGAGTTAGTTGACAAGAAGGGTGGTCTTTCAGGTGGAAATAACCAGGAATCATCATCTGAGGCAATTAATGCATGGGCATCATTAATCTTATGGGGAGAAGCAGTTGGAAATACTACAATCAGAGATGCGGGTATTTACATGTATACAACTGAAATAGCTGCAATTGAAGACTATTATTATGATGTACATAATGAAATTTTCACAGAAAAATATAAAGATGCAGGTAATTATAATATTCAGACAGTTACAAGATTATTTGGTGGTCGCTATGATCATACAGCATGGTGGACAGAAAACTCTATTGAAGTAACTACAATTACAATGTTACCAATTTCCGGAGCAACACTTTATATGGGAAAATATAAGGATAAAGTCAAAAACGTTGTAGACAGTATAGATGAAAACAGTAATCAGTGGAAACATTTTGTTTCTAATAAAGAACAGATTTGCAATAATTTCAATAAAGTTGACATGCTTACAGATCCAAAGACTAATCAGGATGTAGTAGCAGAGTATTATGCTTATTATGATCCGGATGGTGCCCTTGCAAGATGGGATATGAGTGATAGTGGAAAAGTTGAAAATGGTGAATCAAGGGCACATACTCTTTCATATATAACATCATTACAGAAGTATGGAAATCAGGATTTTTCCATTACAGGCAGTGAGCCACTTTCACTAGTATTGAGCAAGGATGGAAACAAAACATATGTTGCAGAAAATCATACTGATGAAGTAAAGAGAGTATATTTTACAGATAATACATATGTTGATGTACCAGCTAATTCAAGCTATGTTGGACCAAAAACAGGGAACGGTTCAAATCCAAATGTTGATGAAAGTGAATTGCTAGGAAATACTTCAAAAGTTAACGTGGAAATATATCTTGAAAATTATGAGGGAACCGGATACGAAAAGCAGGAAAAACAGGTTAGCGTAAAAGAGGGAACTACAAGTTATACGTATGAACCAGAGAACATTACGGGATTTACATATGATAATGGAAATAGCAATAATATACTTACAACGGTTGTAAAAGAAGACAATACAGCTACGGTTAAGGCGTATTATAAACGTAATAGCTATACAATTCAGTATGAATTAAACGATGGAACAAACAATGATGCAAACCCTAACGGTTATAGATTCGGAAGTTCAATAAAACTTAATAATCCAACGAGAGAAGGTTATAAGTTCCTTGGTTGGTATACAGATGATAATTATCAGAATCAGATAACGGAAATAACAGATTCTACAGCAGAAAATTTAGTACTGTATGCAAAGTTCCTTGATGAGTCAACTATATCCCAGTATACGGTAGAGTATTATAAACAGAAAGAAGATGAAAGCGGATATGACCTTGTAACTGAAGATACTGAGAGAATAGAAGCTATAATCGGTACAGAGGTTTCTGCAGAGGAAAAGGAGTATGATGGTTATATTCTTAGCGAAAACTCAGTGACTAAGGGAATAGTAATAGCAGAAGGGAAATTAGTTCTTCGCTTATATTATGATATTAAAAAAAGCCCTGAATCAAGAATACAAAGAGGAGCATATGTTGATGAAAATGGAAAGTTAAATTTCATTGCAAAAGACGATGTCAACAGTGCAATTGTATATTATGAAATACTTAATGGAAAAACAGAGGCAGAAGCTTTTTATAAGCAGGCAGTAGAAACAAATGGTGGAAATTGTCCAGGATATCCAATGAATAAGACAGATATTGGATTTAAAAAAATTGTTGATCAGGAAGTGACAGGCGAGCAGTATGTAGTATTTAGATTCAATATTAATGACAAAGAATTAACGGATTGGGTTATTTCAAAAATATCTGATGTTGAAAAAGTGTCAACTGAGACAAAACCAGCGCCAACAACAACGGTAGCCACAACAACGACGATAGCCTCAACAACAGAATCTCCGGAAGTAGATCCAAGTGTTGATGAAAGTATTAAGGCACCGGAAGGGCTTGTATGGGCAGGAAATGCACAGTTACCATACTATTTTGCGTGGGCAAGAGCAGATGGAGCAGATTCATATAATGTTTACGTTAATGGAGTTTGCGTTAAAAATGTAGTTGATGGAAATGTTAATTTAGATTACACAGCATTTACAAAAGGATCAGGAGAATATGAAATAGGTGTTGCAACTGTAAAAGGAAACAAACGCTCAAGAATAACATCTATTATGTATAACTATGTTGATGATGGAAATCACCCAACAACAACGGTAGCGCCACCAACAACGGTAGTGCCACCAACAACGGTAGCACCAACAACAGCAGCACCAACAACGGTAGCGCCAACAACAGCAGCGCCAACAACAGCAGCGCCAACAACGGTAGTACCAACAACAACGGTAGCGCCAACAACAGAAGCACCAACAACAACGGTAGCGCCAACAACAACGGCAGTATCAACAACGAAAGATACAGAACAGGAAACAACTACAAATAATGGTGCAGTAACATCTGTGGAAACATCAAGCACTTACAAAACAGCTGAACAGATGGAAAAAGAAATTCTGGAAAAGAAGGATGATAAGGATTTTGCAAATTCTACATTTGCAAAACTTAGTGTTAGAGTAAAGAAAACAACTAAGAAGTCAGTTAAGCTTGTTTGGAAGAAGATGTCCGGAGCAACAAAGTATGTTATATATGGAGCTAAATGTGGCACATCGTATAAGAAGATTAAAGAAGTAAGCAAGAAGACATTTACAGCTAATAAATTAAAGAAAGGTAAATATTACAAATATCTTGTAGTTGCACAGAATGATAAAGGTGAGGTCTTGGCTACATCAAAATTGATTCATGTAGCAACTAAAGGTGGAAAAGTAGGAAATTGTAAATCTTTAAAATTAAATAAGACTAAAGTAAAACTTTTACTTGGAAAAAAATTCAAGATTAAAGTAAAACAGATTGCAGACAGCAAAAATGTTAAGATTAAAAAACATAGAAAGGTAAGTTTCGAATCAAGTAATCCTGAAATAGCTACAGTGTCAAAGCGTGGTAAAATAACAGCCCTAAAGAGAGGTAAGTGCACAATTTATGCATATGCACAAAATGGTGTTTACAAGAAAGTAAAAGTTACAATTAAGTAA
- a CDS encoding response regulator transcription factor, protein MLNVLLVDDEKLERVLIRKGYNWEENGFNIVGEAASGEDALEYINYHNVDIVITDINMPGMDGLQFTEKLLQKNPKCRVVIVTGFREFEYARKAIKLGVDEFLLKPVNIKEISEVMTKIKTEIAKVNEEESKVAKLKESAEKNYDILRESFLLRLVENRIGEEEATKKLETYNCSDLVDGCVCINVKIKDAQENQNYKKVYEFIQKQNNENSLSFIHFMHNIVMFFTKTDVSKCIDYANDLHNKLNNMGITATIGVSEKNSEFNGIPAAYGQANKAIGVSVLLGRNKVVTFSEYQEIMKKNSSKKEIDWDEFSDAIINCRREEVLKYVSDYTEIIKAEKIPDEEYLKLMAMTIILRASSTLNKYGTNIYQLASEEEVFQNVREIRTIDDTSECVIKYIKQVCDYHEKKRSCKRKNVIKDALDYVNRNLYNPELSLKKVASDLYINDSYLSREFKKTYGVSFIEYISQKRIEASKKLLKETELKVYEVAEKIGFKDSHYFCICFKKQTGQTVKEYRA, encoded by the coding sequence ATGTTAAATGTATTATTGGTTGACGATGAAAAGTTAGAAAGAGTTTTAATCCGTAAAGGATATAATTGGGAAGAAAACGGTTTTAATATTGTAGGAGAGGCTGCATCAGGAGAGGATGCCTTGGAATATATAAACTACCACAATGTTGATATTGTAATTACGGATATTAATATGCCTGGAATGGACGGATTGCAGTTTACGGAAAAATTGCTACAAAAAAATCCTAAATGCAGGGTAGTAATTGTAACCGGATTTCGTGAATTTGAATATGCAAGAAAAGCAATTAAGCTTGGAGTTGACGAATTTCTTTTAAAGCCTGTCAACATAAAAGAAATAAGTGAAGTTATGACTAAAATTAAAACTGAAATAGCAAAAGTCAATGAAGAGGAATCAAAAGTAGCAAAGCTTAAAGAAAGTGCGGAAAAAAATTACGATATATTAAGGGAGAGCTTTCTTCTTAGATTAGTAGAAAATCGTATAGGAGAAGAGGAAGCTACAAAAAAATTGGAAACATATAATTGCAGTGATTTAGTTGATGGATGTGTTTGCATAAATGTAAAAATCAAAGATGCCCAAGAAAATCAAAATTATAAAAAAGTGTATGAATTTATACAAAAGCAAAATAATGAGAATAGCCTTTCTTTTATACATTTTATGCATAACATTGTAATGTTTTTCACAAAAACAGACGTAAGTAAATGCATTGATTACGCTAATGATTTGCATAATAAATTAAACAATATGGGAATAACGGCAACTATTGGTGTTAGTGAAAAAAACAGTGAATTTAATGGAATACCGGCAGCATATGGTCAGGCAAACAAAGCTATAGGTGTTTCTGTATTATTAGGCAGAAATAAGGTTGTTACCTTTTCTGAGTATCAGGAAATAATGAAGAAAAACAGTTCAAAAAAGGAAATAGACTGGGATGAATTTTCAGATGCAATAATTAATTGTAGAAGAGAAGAAGTACTAAAATATGTTTCTGATTACACAGAAATAATTAAAGCAGAAAAAATACCTGATGAGGAATATCTTAAATTAATGGCAATGACAATAATCCTAAGGGCAAGCTCTACATTAAACAAATATGGAACAAACATATATCAATTGGCAAGTGAGGAAGAAGTTTTCCAAAATGTTAGGGAAATAAGAACCATAGATGATACATCAGAGTGTGTTATAAAATACATTAAACAGGTTTGTGATTATCATGAAAAAAAGCGTTCATGTAAGAGAAAAAATGTAATAAAAGATGCACTGGATTACGTTAACAGAAATCTGTATAACCCGGAACTTTCACTTAAAAAGGTCGCCTCCGATTTATACATAAATGACAGTTACCTAAGTAGGGAATTTAAGAAAACATATGGTGTAAGTTTTATTGAATATATTTCCCAGAAAAGAATAGAAGCAAGCAAAAAACTTCTTAAGGAGACGGAGCTTAAAGTGTATGAGGTGGCGGAAAAAATAGGGTTTAAAGACTCCCACTATTTCTGCATTTGCTTTAAAAAGCAGACAGGACAAACAGTAAAAGAATATAGAGCATAG
- a CDS encoding sensor histidine kinase: MTFSMIWAVNNKYTKEEIGKAGVQTVSALQGNLALVFENVTQLSTYLYFDDIVQDSLRQINSANIDLNYQKNITKSLFNMILSGDYVSGVYIFDQYNNCYSSYKRTPRKVNKYIQGADWYKKMQSAGGNGFFYKGSDGTIEYYENNNYLCYVRQILDKKDYKPLATLLITFDNTVLQGYFNQVSEDSKNQFYIIDSKGNYVIKPQEEKRDFKKYTKVAENINEGYKEVKNNGEECIVACQDMGIQDWKLVGVFSMDDITSLAPYYSTIIAIIMGINIIFVFLCSTLLTYLIFKPLRKIENHMQIVENGEFITMPVDDYDNEITNLRKVFNHMILSVKALMKRVKDEERIIAKGKLDIIYAQINPHFLYNTLDAISALALMEENEKCFQMIQALGNFYKNSLNSGLDYISVEDEIGCIESYITILNTRYENQIAISYDIEDVVKHEKVLKLLLQPLVENAVHHGLNGEGGNIEIKVFEQEDEIIFIVSDDGVGMSDEKIEDILAGRTVTGKSGFGLYSLIQRIRLTYGIENPVIIQSEVGVGTEIIVTIKKIKMEK, translated from the coding sequence ATGACGTTTTCAATGATATGGGCTGTTAATAATAAGTATACTAAGGAAGAAATCGGAAAAGCAGGTGTTCAGACAGTTAGCGCACTTCAGGGAAACTTAGCATTAGTGTTTGAAAATGTTACGCAGCTTTCTACGTATCTATATTTTGATGATATTGTACAGGATTCTCTAAGACAAATTAATTCAGCTAATATTGATTTAAATTATCAGAAGAACATAACCAAAAGTCTTTTTAACATGATTTTATCAGGAGATTATGTTTCAGGAGTATATATATTTGATCAATATAACAATTGTTACAGTTCATATAAAAGAACACCAAGAAAAGTTAATAAGTACATCCAGGGAGCTGACTGGTATAAGAAAATGCAAAGTGCCGGTGGCAATGGATTTTTTTATAAGGGAAGTGATGGCACAATAGAATACTATGAAAATAATAACTATTTGTGTTATGTAAGGCAGATTTTAGACAAAAAAGATTATAAGCCTTTAGCAACACTGCTTATTACTTTTGATAATACTGTTCTTCAGGGATATTTTAATCAGGTAAGTGAAGATTCAAAGAATCAGTTTTATATTATTGATTCAAAAGGAAATTATGTAATAAAACCTCAGGAGGAAAAAAGAGATTTCAAAAAGTATACGAAAGTAGCAGAAAATATTAATGAAGGATACAAAGAAGTAAAAAATAATGGAGAAGAGTGTATTGTAGCCTGTCAGGATATGGGAATACAGGATTGGAAACTGGTAGGAGTTTTTTCAATGGACGATATTACATCTTTGGCACCGTATTATTCAACGATTATTGCAATAATTATGGGAATTAATATTATTTTTGTATTTTTGTGCTCCACGCTACTTACGTATCTTATTTTTAAACCTTTAAGAAAAATAGAAAATCATATGCAGATAGTAGAAAATGGGGAATTTATTACAATGCCTGTGGATGACTATGATAACGAAATAACGAATTTAAGAAAAGTTTTCAATCATATGATTTTATCAGTTAAGGCATTAATGAAGAGAGTAAAGGATGAGGAAAGAATAATTGCAAAAGGAAAGTTAGACATAATTTACGCTCAGATAAATCCTCATTTTTTGTATAATACTTTAGATGCAATTTCGGCATTGGCTTTAATGGAAGAGAATGAAAAATGCTTTCAGATGATACAGGCATTGGGTAACTTTTACAAAAATAGTTTAAACAGTGGACTGGATTATATAAGCGTAGAAGATGAAATCGGTTGTATTGAAAGCTACATTACAATTTTAAACACCAGATATGAAAACCAGATTGCAATTAGCTATGATATAGAAGATGTTGTAAAACATGAAAAAGTGCTTAAATTACTGTTACAGCCGCTGGTAGAAAATGCTGTACATCATGGCTTAAATGGTGAAGGAGGTAATATTGAAATTAAGGTATTTGAGCAGGAAGATGAAATAATTTTCATAGTATCAGACGATGGAGTGGGAATGAGTGATGAAAAAATAGAAGATATACTTGCAGGAAGAACAGTTACCGGAAAGTCAGGATTTGGTTTATATAGTTTAATACAGAGAATTCGTCTTACATACGGAATAGAAAATCCTGTAATTATACAAAGTGAAGTTGGTGTAGGAACGGAGATAATTGTCACAATCAAAAAGATTAAAATGGAGAAATAA